A single region of the Brienomyrus brachyistius isolate T26 chromosome 10, BBRACH_0.4, whole genome shotgun sequence genome encodes:
- the LOC125750817 gene encoding ankyrin repeat and SOCS box protein 12-like, whose amino-acid sequence MVLQKAINMSLMDISKMFSMLQPKEEEDTDNGECRELNQAVANDDEKLLSELLAQERYRKFINSRSGWGIPGTPLKTAASQGHVRCLEVLLSHGAEVDSLDVKAQTPLFTAVSGKHIDCVSALLKAGADPNGSVYNNCSPVLMAAREGDVDILRELLQYGAEVNVRPKVPEWASNASGCTGPLYLSAVYGHLDCFKLLLLYGADPNYNCREEKMLARIKQPKTVLEMCLRYGCGVEYIQLLTDFGANVYLPTLIIEKTTKQNEAVVLLLKERVCPKTLMSQARLAIRSYLPMANKMCSIDCLDLAPVLRNYLKHTT is encoded by the exons ATGGTGCTTCAGAAAGCAATAAACATGAGTTTAATGGACATTTCCAAGATGTTCTCTATGCTCCAGCCGAAAGAGGAAGAGGATACAGACAATGGAGAATGTCGCGAGCTAAATCAAGCTGTGGCCAATGACGACGAGAAGCTCCTATCTGAGCTGCTGGCCCAGGAGAGGTACAGAAAATTCATCAATAGCCGCAGCGGATGGGGAATCCCGGGGACACCCTTGAAGACCGCCGCATCCCAGGGCCACGTGAGGTGCCTGGAGGTTCTTCTCTCACATGGAGCTGAGGTGGACAGTCTTGACGTGAAGGCCCAGACTCCTCTCTTTACAGCCGTCAGCGGGAAACATATAGACTGTGTCAGTGCTCTCCTGAAGGCCGGAGCAGACCCCAATGGTAGTGTGTACAACAATTGTTCTCCGGTCCTTATGGCTGCCCGTGAAGGAGATGTGGATATTTTGAGAGAGCTTCTGCAATACGGAGCAGAGGTTAACGTCAGGCCCAAAGTACCAGAATGGGCTTCCAATGCCTCTGGCTGTACTGGCCCTCTCTACCTTTCAGCTGTTTATGGACACCTTGACTGCTTCAAACTGCTTCTTCTGTATGGCGCAGATCCAAATTACAACTGCAGAGAGGAGAAAATGCTTGCAAGGATAAAACAACCCAAGACAGTTCTGGAGATGTGTCTTAGATACGGCTGTGGAGTAGAGTACATTCAGCTCTTGACAGACTTTGGTGCAAACGTCTACCTGCCCACTCTCATAATTGAGAAAACCACAAAACAGAATGAAGCTGTTGTTCTGCTCCTTAAGGAACGAG TCTGCCCCAAAACGCTGATGTCTCAAGCACGCCTAGCTATCCGCAGCTATCTCCCGATGGCTAACAAAATGTGTTCCATTGATTGTCTGGATCTCGCCCCAGTGCTGAGGAATTATCTGAAACACACTACATGA
- the LOC125750818 gene encoding uncharacterized protein C8orf48 homolog isoform X1, producing MCPRIFCKRLPMPIFQSENMMSSAVYFGSSESSAYAERDASESWSGSPGGSAPNVGRVPGLGSPEPWKTEENSGGDSYPPFRSEVALRPLTDRWSSPPKEGTALKAYCQAKIRRVKVSANRSLPARHLQRAPEPSADPEGCPVPLHFIATLKLKSFTARLKQLSRVDMHTPSHCRACQDQQAKLATHTFIRTKTSQLESQLMKEKLDLHIYNNSSISLVGELLRSLPKSSDDPVKIWRALGARERWNPR from the exons ATGTGCCCTAGGATTTTCTGTAAGCGATTACCTATGCCTATATTCCAG tctGAAAATATGATGAGCAGTGCGGTGTACTTCGGAAGCAGCGAGTCCTCGGCATATGCCGAGAGGGACGCTTCTGAATCGTGGTCGGGGAGCCCCGGCGGTTCCGCCCCAAATGTGGGTCGTGTCCCTGGTCTCGGCTCTCCCGAGCCCTGGAAGACCGAGGAGAACAGTGGCGGTGATTCATACCCGCCCTTCCGAAGTGAAGTGGCGCTCCGTCCCCTAACAG ATAGGTGGAGTTCGCCTCCTAAAGAGGGCACAGCTCTGAAAGCATACTGCCAGGCAAAGATCAGGCGGGTTAAAGTATCTGCAAACCGGAGTCTACCTGCACGTCACCTGCAAAGGGCCCCAGAGCCGTCCGCAGACCCAGAGGGCTGCCCGGTCCCTCTGCACTTTATAGCTACGCTGAAGCTCAAGAGTTTTACAGCACGGCTGAAACAG TTATCTCGGGTGGATATGCACACACCCTCTCACTGCAGAGCTTGTCAGGACCAACAGGCTAAACTAGCAACTCATACCTTCATCAGAACAAAGACATCCCAACTAGAGTCACAGCTGATGAAGGAGAAATTGGACTTGCACATCTATAATAAC AGCTCAATCTCACTGGTAGGGGAGCTGTTACGAAGTCTTCCAAAGTCTTCTGATGACCCAGTCAAAATCTGGCGAGCTTTGGGAGCAAGAGAACGGTGGAATCCCAGATGA
- the LOC125750818 gene encoding uncharacterized protein C8orf48 homolog isoform X2, whose product MMSSAVYFGSSESSAYAERDASESWSGSPGGSAPNVGRVPGLGSPEPWKTEENSGGDSYPPFRSEVALRPLTDRWSSPPKEGTALKAYCQAKIRRVKVSANRSLPARHLQRAPEPSADPEGCPVPLHFIATLKLKSFTARLKQLSRVDMHTPSHCRACQDQQAKLATHTFIRTKTSQLESQLMKEKLDLHIYNNSSISLVGELLRSLPKSSDDPVKIWRALGARERWNPR is encoded by the exons ATGATGAGCAGTGCGGTGTACTTCGGAAGCAGCGAGTCCTCGGCATATGCCGAGAGGGACGCTTCTGAATCGTGGTCGGGGAGCCCCGGCGGTTCCGCCCCAAATGTGGGTCGTGTCCCTGGTCTCGGCTCTCCCGAGCCCTGGAAGACCGAGGAGAACAGTGGCGGTGATTCATACCCGCCCTTCCGAAGTGAAGTGGCGCTCCGTCCCCTAACAG ATAGGTGGAGTTCGCCTCCTAAAGAGGGCACAGCTCTGAAAGCATACTGCCAGGCAAAGATCAGGCGGGTTAAAGTATCTGCAAACCGGAGTCTACCTGCACGTCACCTGCAAAGGGCCCCAGAGCCGTCCGCAGACCCAGAGGGCTGCCCGGTCCCTCTGCACTTTATAGCTACGCTGAAGCTCAAGAGTTTTACAGCACGGCTGAAACAG TTATCTCGGGTGGATATGCACACACCCTCTCACTGCAGAGCTTGTCAGGACCAACAGGCTAAACTAGCAACTCATACCTTCATCAGAACAAAGACATCCCAACTAGAGTCACAGCTGATGAAGGAGAAATTGGACTTGCACATCTATAATAAC AGCTCAATCTCACTGGTAGGGGAGCTGTTACGAAGTCTTCCAAAGTCTTCTGATGACCCAGTCAAAATCTGGCGAGCTTTGGGAGCAAGAGAACGGTGGAATCCCAGATGA